A DNA window from Pseudorasbora parva isolate DD20220531a chromosome 19, ASM2467924v1, whole genome shotgun sequence contains the following coding sequences:
- the abitram gene encoding protein Abitram, whose product MEDSEKKAPSVIDRYFTRWYRTDLKGKVCEDHCILQHSNRICVITLAETHPILQNGRKIKNINYQISDGCSRLKNKVSGKSKRGGQFLTEFAPLCRITCTDEQEYTIFSCIRGRLLEVNEAILNKPDLLLEKPSTEGYIAVILPKFEESKSITEGLLTREQYEEVLMKRNQQESLAEINLHFEAADC is encoded by the exons ATGGAAGACAGTGAAAAGAAAGCCCCATCAGTAATCGACCGATATTTCACCCGCTGGTATAGAACAG ATCTGAAGGGGAAAGTATGTGAGGATCACTGCATTCTACAGCACTCCAACAG AATATGCGTCATCACACTTGCCGAGACTCATCCTATCCTTCAGAATGGACGAAAAATCAAAAACATAAACTACCAGATCAGCGATGGATGCAGCCGTCTGAAGAACAAGGTGTCTGGAAAGTCAAAGCGA GGTGGTCAGTTCCTGACAGAGTTTGCACCACTGTGTAGAATAACGTGTACAGATGAACAGGAGTACACCATATTTAG CTGTATCAGAGGACGTCTCCTAGAAGTAAATGAAGCCATTCTGAACAAGCCAGATCTGTTATTGGAAAAG CCTTCCACAGAAGGATATATTGCGGTTATATTACCTAAATTTGAAGAGAGTAAGAGCATCACCGAGGGACTTCTGACCAGAGAACAATATGAGGAGGTTCTCATGAAAAGAAACCAACAAGAGAGCCTTGCTGAGATCAACTTGCACTTTGAAGCTGCTGACTGCTGA